One Hymenobacter aerilatus genomic region harbors:
- a CDS encoding alpha/beta fold hydrolase has translation MDLHFVRRGTGRPLLLVHGIGGSWRSWNTIIDALAAERDVIAVDLPGHGETPKMTGENSIATLADAVTSFLTQHDLLGIDAVGSSMGARLVLELARRGGVLGAVVSLDPGGFWQGWQIPFFYHSVDLSVKLVKALQPVMPALAGSAVGRTVLLPQFSARPWAVDSQQAIDEMYTFAHSPAFDELLDQLAHGEVQQPATKGSIPGPLVIGWGRQDRVCLPSQSTLALAKFPDARLYWFEHCGHFPQWDQPAEATRLILAATSRQPFTDESIALSKSAVAAPTLPKAAVVAAALALLAGGLWLLSSRGKRGR, from the coding sequence ATGGATTTGCATTTTGTCCGCCGCGGCACCGGCCGCCCCCTGTTACTGGTTCACGGCATCGGCGGCAGTTGGCGGTCCTGGAACACCATCATCGATGCCCTGGCCGCCGAGCGTGACGTTATCGCCGTGGACTTGCCCGGCCACGGCGAAACCCCCAAGATGACCGGCGAAAACTCCATCGCCACCTTAGCCGACGCGGTGACGTCCTTTCTCACTCAACATGACCTGCTCGGGATTGATGCCGTGGGCAGTTCGATGGGCGCGCGGCTGGTGCTGGAGCTGGCCCGGCGCGGCGGTGTACTCGGCGCCGTGGTTTCGCTGGACCCGGGCGGATTTTGGCAGGGCTGGCAGATTCCTTTTTTCTACCACTCGGTGGACCTGTCGGTGAAGCTGGTGAAGGCCCTGCAGCCGGTGATGCCCGCCCTGGCCGGCTCGGCGGTGGGCCGCACGGTGTTGCTCCCGCAGTTTTCCGCCCGCCCCTGGGCCGTAGATTCGCAGCAGGCCATCGACGAGATGTACACCTTCGCCCACTCGCCGGCCTTTGACGAATTGCTCGACCAATTGGCGCACGGCGAAGTGCAGCAGCCCGCAACCAAGGGCAGCATCCCCGGGCCGCTGGTCATTGGCTGGGGCCGGCAGGACCGGGTGTGCCTGCCGAGCCAGTCGACGCTGGCGCTGGCGAAGTTCCCGGATGCGCGCCTGTACTGGTTCGAGCACTGCGGCCACTTCCCACAGTGGGACCAGCCCGCCGAAGCCACGCGCCTGATTCTGGCCGCCACCAGCCGCCAGCCCTTCACCGATGAATCCATTGCTTTGTCAAAATCAGCAGTGGCGGCACCGACTTTGCCGAAGGCGGCCGTCGTGGCAGCCGCACTGGCGCTGCTAGCCGGTGGCCTCTGGCTGCTCTCGTCGCGGGGAAAGCGGGGGCGTTAG
- a CDS encoding LytTR family transcriptional regulator DNA-binding domain-containing protein, producing MSTILIVEDELLIAAEIERTLVRLGHTPLEPVDNSDEALRVLATQPVELVLMDINIAGDCDGIAAALLIRRQFAIPVVFLTARSDADTLNRAKLAQPYGYLVKPFTDDSLRVQVELALYNAYQAGPTGPVLDTANAADTEVLGAAERCPKFKDYLFVRKGSGHVKVLLADILYFEALQNFVRMHTVREKFVFDSTMKELEQKLPDQFFKTHRSYIVNLDRVQAYEESSVLLGEDYVPVSRSSKDELKNRIHLVG from the coding sequence ATGTCTACCATTCTCATAGTTGAAGATGAATTGCTTATTGCCGCTGAGATAGAACGCACGCTGGTTCGGCTGGGGCACACCCCGCTCGAACCCGTCGACAACAGCGATGAGGCCCTGCGCGTGCTGGCCACGCAGCCCGTGGAGCTGGTGCTGATGGACATCAACATTGCCGGTGACTGCGACGGCATCGCGGCCGCCCTACTCATTCGCCGGCAGTTTGCCATCCCCGTGGTGTTCCTTACGGCCCGCTCCGACGCCGACACCCTGAACCGCGCCAAGCTGGCCCAGCCCTACGGCTACCTGGTCAAGCCCTTCACCGATGATTCGCTGCGGGTGCAGGTCGAGCTGGCCCTTTACAATGCCTATCAGGCCGGCCCCACCGGCCCCGTCCTGGACACCGCCAATGCCGCCGACACGGAGGTGTTGGGAGCGGCCGAGCGCTGCCCCAAGTTCAAGGACTACCTGTTTGTGCGCAAGGGCTCCGGCCACGTTAAGGTGCTGCTCGCCGATATTCTCTATTTCGAAGCCCTGCAGAATTTCGTGCGGATGCACACGGTGCGGGAAAAGTTCGTGTTCGATTCCACGATGAAGGAGCTGGAGCAGAAGCTGCCTGACCAATTCTTTAAAACCCACCGCTCCTATATCGTGAATCTGGACCGTGTACAGGCTTATGAGGAGAGTAGCGTTTTGCTCGGCGAGGACTACGTGCCCGTCAGCCGTTCATCCAAGGACGAATTGAAAAACCGCATTCATCTGGTGGGGTAG
- a CDS encoding sensor histidine kinase, which yields MRRGDVAGGKRLTVLALLLASTVAGATGLPTENSLTSPGDSATVDSLREVARRRLPDSVRFRTLRALSDALFAQDEPEARRVGEQAVQLARHRRDWPGVADALYQLVVNCERAADYVAAMQYSQEGAGVARVHQLPDEWRFTQCMGLVAVDTKDVKAGLKYMRQAYQQQGAVGNVPPRERGGLLLNLANTFLVMQRYDSVLHYATRALPYMQRARDARGLGYVYQFRGEVYAMIQPQTRATLDSAATNMNRALRIMQRHGFRPQIASSALALARVYRLQGLPAVSQRMAEMDLTLARELKMPDYEADALASLAWAHADQGRMRRSFDLDNRAQDLRDSLFNGDKAQALAQLQVRYDVKLLTEQKRTAEFEQRSQRAQLHSLWLLLGGLTTTIGVGSWLYWRLRRQKALLAVANQANCRSVAEKEVLLQEIHHRVKNNLQLVSGLLGWQASTLPEPTLVAALDASRVRIQSMALVHEFLYQADNLAEVRMDQYLRELLDSLKTALTTPEQTIQLSTDLAPVIMSPKEASTLGLVVNEIVNNAYKHAFQGLAQGHLHVSFASRPTGFQLVIADDGAGMPAGDAPAKAHSLGMQLVRTLTKQLKAKLSVTRSFPTGTQIEVTRE from the coding sequence GTGCGTCGAGGCGACGTGGCGGGCGGTAAGCGTTTGACCGTGCTGGCCCTGCTGCTGGCCAGTACGGTAGCCGGTGCCACCGGTTTGCCAACAGAAAACAGCCTGACCTCGCCCGGGGACAGTGCTACCGTTGACTCGCTACGCGAAGTGGCCCGGCGGCGGCTGCCGGATTCGGTCCGGTTTCGGACGCTGCGCGCGCTGAGCGACGCGCTGTTTGCCCAGGATGAGCCGGAGGCGCGCCGGGTAGGGGAGCAGGCCGTGCAGCTGGCCCGCCATCGACGGGACTGGCCGGGCGTGGCCGATGCCCTGTACCAGCTGGTGGTGAACTGTGAGCGGGCGGCCGACTACGTAGCCGCCATGCAGTACAGCCAGGAGGGTGCCGGCGTGGCCAGGGTGCACCAATTGCCCGACGAGTGGCGCTTCACCCAATGCATGGGGCTGGTAGCGGTCGATACCAAAGATGTGAAAGCAGGCCTGAAATACATGCGGCAGGCTTACCAGCAGCAAGGAGCCGTGGGCAACGTCCCACCCCGCGAGCGGGGCGGACTGCTGCTCAACCTGGCCAACACCTTTCTGGTCATGCAGCGCTACGACTCGGTGCTGCACTACGCTACCCGGGCCCTGCCCTACATGCAGCGCGCCAGGGATGCCCGGGGCCTGGGCTACGTGTACCAGTTCCGGGGCGAGGTGTACGCCATGATTCAGCCCCAGACCAGGGCCACGCTGGATTCAGCGGCCACGAACATGAACCGGGCCCTGCGCATCATGCAGCGCCACGGGTTTCGGCCCCAGATAGCCAGCTCGGCGCTGGCGCTGGCCCGCGTGTACCGGCTGCAAGGGCTGCCGGCCGTCTCGCAGCGCATGGCGGAAATGGACCTCACCCTGGCCCGCGAGCTGAAGATGCCCGACTACGAGGCCGACGCGCTGGCGAGCCTCGCCTGGGCCCACGCCGACCAGGGCCGGATGCGCCGCTCCTTCGACCTTGACAACCGGGCCCAGGACCTGCGCGATTCCCTCTTTAACGGCGACAAGGCGCAGGCTCTGGCCCAGCTGCAGGTGCGCTACGATGTGAAGCTGCTGACGGAACAGAAGCGGACCGCCGAGTTTGAGCAGCGCAGCCAGCGGGCGCAGCTGCACTCGCTATGGCTGCTGCTGGGCGGGCTCACGACCACCATCGGGGTGGGCAGCTGGCTGTACTGGCGGCTGCGGCGGCAGAAAGCGCTGCTGGCCGTGGCCAATCAGGCCAACTGCCGGTCCGTGGCCGAAAAGGAGGTGCTGCTGCAGGAAATCCACCACCGCGTAAAAAACAATCTGCAGCTGGTGAGTGGCCTGCTGGGCTGGCAGGCCAGCACCCTTCCTGAACCCACCCTGGTGGCCGCGCTGGATGCCAGCCGGGTAAGAATTCAGAGCATGGCTTTAGTCCATGAATTCTTATATCAAGCCGATAATCTGGCCGAAGTACGCATGGACCAGTACCTGCGCGAACTGCTTGATTCTCTGAAAACGGCGCTTACTACGCCCGAACAAACCATCCAGTTGAGTACGGACCTGGCCCCGGTAATCATGAGCCCCAAAGAGGCCAGCACGCTGGGCCTTGTGGTCAACGAAATAGTGAACAATGCGTACAAGCACGCTTTTCAGGGCCTTGCCCAGGGCCATCTGCACGTTTCCTTCGCCAGCCGCCCCACCGGCTTTCAGCTCGTTATCGCCGATGACGGGGCCGGTATGCCGGCCGGGGACGCGCCGGCGAAAGCCCACTCCCTGGGTATGCAGCTGGTCCGCACGCTCACCAAACAGCTGAAAGCGAAGCTGTCGGTGACCCGTTCCTTTCCCACGGGCACGCAGATAGAGGTTACTCGTGAATGA